The nucleotide window TTTCGGGGCGGTCCTGACCTGCCCGGATGGCTCGGCAAGCCAGATGAAGTACGCCCATGCGGCGGAACCTTCTGGCTGAATCTGTACCTCGCTCCCGCTACTCCTTAGACTCGCCCTTGATCTCCAGGCTCGGATCGCGGGTATCGGCGATGGGTATGTCGAGAATCTCCTGCCGTCCGTCGGCGTGCTCCAGCGTCCATCGCGTCCGGGTGTGCAGCACCTTGGCACGCAAGGCCATCCCCTCGTCGGAGATTTCGAGCGGGAGCTTGAGGTCGATCGCCCCCACCGGGCAGTGCTTCACGCAGGCGGCGCAGTCCCAGCAGTCGGGCAGCCGTTCCAGGATGGCCGCCTTGCGGTCCGGTTTCATGAACAGCAGGTCGCCGGGGCAGACCATGACGCACATGGCTTCCTCAGCCTTCCCGCAGCCATTGCAGATATCCTCGTCGATGAAGATGCTCACGGCCGGCCGCTCTCCAGAGGGCGAGTCACGGCCCGGACCTCGTTACTCTTGGTGTCATAAACCGTATTGACGAACTTCAACCAGTTCGCGTCGTCACGTTCGGGATAGTCCGTTCGCGTCTGGTAGCAGGGCCAGCGGGTTTCCTTTCGGCAGTCCAGGTGCTCGACCAGTGCACGGGCGACGAGAATCCGGTCAATCACTTCGTGGGCGAGCATGAGGTCGTGCATCTGCGGTGCCGCCATGCGATCCACCACGCCTTCCAGCTTCCTCAGCGCATGGCGGGCGATGTCGAGCCGGTCGGCCCTGAGTTCGTATTCCTTCGAGATACCGCCCGCATATTCATCCATCAGCTTCTGGAGGCGGAGTTCCACCTCTTCAGGGAGCACGTAGCCGCTCACCGGGCCCCGGTATTTCTCGCGCCGGACGAAGGGTTTGTAGACGCGCTCCTGTTCCCGGCGGGCGTTTTCTTCCAGTTCATCGCGGTCCGCTTTGCCGCTGTTCCCGGTGTCCGGGCGGCTCAGGATGTCATCAACGGCGATCATCGCCTCGGCCCAGCCGCCGGAGGCGTACTTCTTGGGCGCGCCGCCCGCCACGTCGCCGATAGCATGGAGGCCCGGAATGGTCGTCCGGCGGTCTGTGCCGATCCAGTAGCCCGACATTCCGTGCCCGCCCTGCACGTAGGGTTCCGACCCGCAGATGCGGACGGGGTTCAGCTTGGGGTCGATCCGCTTGTCGCCCCACATGAGCAGAATTGAAGGGGACATGTCGAGATATGAGGTCTTGATCTTCACCATGTCCGCCTCGGTGAGGTGGCTGGTGTCGAGGTAGCAGGGGCCCCGCCCGGCGCGGTCTTCCATGAGCGTCGCCAGGAGGCGGTGCGCGGTGGACATCTTCTGGCCGCCCCAGCCGGAGTAGTATTTTTCCAGGTAGTTCTCGCCAAGACGGTTCACCTGCTTGCACTTGAATCCCTGCGCCAGCACTCCTGTCGGCGACATGAAATCCCGCACCCGGAGGGCGATGA belongs to Deltaproteobacteria bacterium and includes:
- a CDS encoding adenylylsulfate reductase, with the protein product MSIFIDEDICNGCGKAEEAMCVMVCPGDLLFMKPDRKAAILERLPDCWDCAACVKHCPVGAIDLKLPLEISDEGMALRAKVLHTRTRWTLEHADGRQEILDIPIADTRDPSLEIKGESKE
- a CDS encoding adenylyl-sulfate reductase subunit alpha; the protein is MTSDPSTFTPAVEDIEAGLLIIGGGAAGSFAAAHARSLDPSLDVVVVEKANIIRSGCLCAGISSINAYVNKGETPESFTRWVANDNFGVIREDLVLSLAKRLDEAVKKVESWGLPILKEPDGSYTPRGRGSIKIRGERIKPIMARAVAQSGARVINRVAATNFWMAGGRVAGVLGFNVRTGAFVRIRAPHTIIATGGCGGLYLPTNTGLARHKVWYSPFNTGAGLAMGLRAGAEMTSFEMRFIALRVRDFMSPTGVLAQGFKCKQVNRLGENYLEKYYSGWGGQKMSTAHRLLATLMEDRAGRGPCYLDTSHLTEADMVKIKTSYLDMSPSILLMWGDKRIDPKLNPVRICGSEPYVQGGHGMSGYWIGTDRRTTIPGLHAIGDVAGGAPKKYASGGWAEAMIAVDDILSRPDTGNSGKADRDELEENARREQERVYKPFVRREKYRGPVSGYVLPEEVELRLQKLMDEYAGGISKEYELRADRLDIARHALRKLEGVVDRMAAPQMHDLMLAHEVIDRILVARALVEHLDCRKETRWPCYQTRTDYPERDDANWLKFVNTVYDTKSNEVRAVTRPLESGRP